The window CCAGCCTTGTGCGGATTTTCGCCTCGGTGGCGGTGTCCACCGCGCTGGTGGAGTCATCAAAGATAAGTACCTTGGGGCGTTTCAGCAGAGCGCGGGCGATGCAGAGCCGCTGTTTTTGCCCGCCCGAAACATTCACGCCGCCCTGCCCGAGGTCTGTTTCATAGCCATCCGGCATACGGGTAAGAAATTCATCCGCACAGGCAATCCGGCAGGCCCAGCCCAGTTCCTCCTCCGTCGCGTTCTCATTGCCCCATTTCAGGTTTTCGCGGATTGTACCGGAAAACAAGGTGTTTTTCTGCAGTACCATGCCGACAGCATCACGCAAATGGGTGAGCGGATATTCTTTTACATCATGTCCGTCTATCTCCAGACTGCCGGAAGTTACATCGTAAAGTCTGGGAATCAGCTGCACCAGCGAAGACTTTGCGGAACCCGTCCCCCCGATGATCCCCACCATCTGACCGGTCCCGATATGCAGGCAGATGTCGGAAAGCACATATTCCTTAGCTGCTTCCTGATATTTGAAAGATACATGCTTAAAATCGATGGTTCCCTGCTCCACCGCCCTGTCCCGCGTGCCGTCGGCAATTCCTGCCGGTTCGTCCATCACTTCAAAGATACGGCCGGCAGAGGTCATGGAACGGCTGAGCATCAAAAAGACGTTGGAAATCATCATCAGGGAATTCAGAATCTGCAGAACATAGCTTAGAAAACCGGTCAGCTGCCCCACTCGCATGGTTCCCGTGTGGATAAAATTGCCTCCGAACCAGAGAATGCAGAGAATGGTGGCATACATGACAAACTGGAAACAGGGCATGTTCAGGGCCGCATAATGGAAGGCCATCTCCGAAGACTCCCGGAATGTTTCATTGACTTCGCTGAACTTAAGGGATTCGCTGTCGCCCTTTACATACGATTTTACCGTGCGGATGGCCATCAGATTTTCCTGTACAATCGAGTTCACTCTGTCCAGAGCTTTCTGCATTTTCCCGTACATCGGGCGCAGTCTTCGGAGGATCAGGAACAGGCACACGGCCAGCACAGGGATGGCCGTCAGGAAAACCAGTGCCAGCTTCGGGCTCATCACCACTGTCATTGCCAGCGCCATAACCATCATGACCGGGCCGCGCACCATGGGGCGGATGCCGTTGCAGACGGCATTCTGTAAAATCGTAATATCGCTGGTGAGCCGTGTAATCAGCGACGGAGTGCTGAAATGATCCATATTGGAAAAGGAAAAGCTCTGTATCTTTCTGTATTCGGCTTTTCTCAGCTCCGCGCCGAATCCCTGGCCTGCCCGGGCTGCCAAGCGCGCATAAATCACGCCCAAAAGCAGGGAGACCAGTGCACAGGCGACCATAGCAAGGCTTTTCTGAAGAATATAACCCCTGTCACGGTTCACGACGCCCACGTCGATGATATCGGCCATAATCAACGGTATCACCAGTTCGAACACAGCTTCCAGCGCAACGCAGACAACGCCCCCGATCAAATGCTTCCGATATTTTTCAAAATAGACAAAAAAACGTTTAAACACACATTCCCCTCCAAGTGCCCTATGCAGGCTTTATTCAATCTCTTTTCCCGCCAGATTTCGATACATGCGGCATAGAAAGTCAAGGAGCTGTTCCTGTTCGTTTTGGGTAAATCCCCGCATGGATATTTCCTCGATTCCTTCGCAAAGCTGCTGCCATTTTTCATAAAATTCACGGCC of the uncultured Caproiciproducens sp. genome contains:
- a CDS encoding ABC transporter ATP-binding protein; this translates as MFKRFFVYFEKYRKHLIGGVVCVALEAVFELVIPLIMADIIDVGVVNRDRGYILQKSLAMVACALVSLLLGVIYARLAARAGQGFGAELRKAEYRKIQSFSFSNMDHFSTPSLITRLTSDITILQNAVCNGIRPMVRGPVMMVMALAMTVVMSPKLALVFLTAIPVLAVCLFLILRRLRPMYGKMQKALDRVNSIVQENLMAIRTVKSYVKGDSESLKFSEVNETFRESSEMAFHYAALNMPCFQFVMYATILCILWFGGNFIHTGTMRVGQLTGFLSYVLQILNSLMMISNVFLMLSRSMTSAGRIFEVMDEPAGIADGTRDRAVEQGTIDFKHVSFKYQEAAKEYVLSDICLHIGTGQMVGIIGGTGSAKSSLVQLIPRLYDVTSGSLEIDGHDVKEYPLTHLRDAVGMVLQKNTLFSGTIRENLKWGNENATEEELGWACRIACADEFLTRMPDGYETDLGQGGVNVSGGQKQRLCIARALLKRPKVLIFDDSTSAVDTATEAKIRTRLAENLKDTTKIIITQRISSIENADLIVVLEDGKINETGTHEELLAHNPIYRDIYEFQQKGATA